The nucleotide window GGCGACACTGACGGCAGGGCTGCTCCAGGGGGGCGCGCATGTCGAGAGCGCGGGAGTAATCACGACGCCGGCAGTCGCCTTCCTTGCGCGCAAGCATGGATTCGCGGCAGGTGTGGTGATTTCGGCTTCGCATAATCCGTGGCATGACAACGGCATCAAGGTTTTTGGCGGTGATGGTTACAAATTAGCGGACGAGGTGGAGCTACGCATCGAAGACGAGATCTTCCGCCAGCTGGAGTCGGTTACGGCTCCGCATGTTGCAGCGCTGAAGGCTCCAGCTGTGAAAGCAGAGTATCGCAAAGAGTATGAAGATTTTCTGCTCTCCTCCGTGCCGGGGCTTGCGCTCGGTGAGATGAAGATCGTGCTGGATTGCGCGAATGGCGCAGCTTCGGCACTGGCGCCGGAGTTGTTTGCGCGGCTGGGTGGCAAAGCTGTGCTGACGCACGCACAACCCGATGGCCGGAACATCAATGACGATTGCGGCGCGCTGCATCCAAAGACGGTTGCCGCAGAAACGAAGGCCCAGGGAGCGGACCTCGGTGTGACCTTTGACGGCGATGCGGATCGCGCACTCTTCGCCGATGCAAATGGCAACGTGGTGAATGGCGATGGGGTACTGCTGCTGGCGGCGCGGGATCTGAAGGCACGCGGCCTGCTGCAGAAGGACACGGTCGTCGCCACGACAATGTCGAACATGGGGCTCGAAGCTGCGCTACGGCGGGATGCGATTGCGATGCTGCGTGCTCCGGTGGGCGACAAGTATGTGCTCGAGCGGATGCAGAACGTGGGCGCATCACTCGGCGGCGAGCAGTCGGGGCACATCCTCTTCCCTCACCTGGCGACAACGGGCGACGGCCTGCTGACCGCGCTGGTGGTGCTCGATGTCGTGCGCAGGAGCGGCAAGCCGCTGCACGAGCTGATCGGCGACCTGAAGGTTTTCCCGCAGGTGATTCTCAACGTGAAGGTGCGTGAGAAGAAGCCGCTGCTCGAAATTACAAGCGTGGCCACAGCCATTGCCGCAGCGGAAACAGAGCTCGACGGCAATGGCCGCGTCGTAATCCGCTACTCCGGCACGGAGCCGCTGGCGCGAGTGATGATCGAGGCTGAGTCGGAAGAGGCAATGCGTCGTCACGCCGAAGCGATTGCAGGGGCAATCCGCACAGAACTGGGCGCATAACGTTTGAGGAAGAAAAGCGGCCGCTGGATTCAACTCCGGCGGCCGCTTTATTTGTCACTGCAACGGTAACCTATTTCAGATCCCGCCAGTTCGCACCGATGCCGACTTCGGCGACAAGCGGCACGCTGAGCTCGATGACGTGCTCCATCTGGTGTTTGACGAGCTGCGCCACCTCGGCGACTTCGGCTTCGGGTACGTCGAAGAGCAGTTCATCGTGAACCTGAAGGATCATGCGCGTCCCGAGCTTGCGCTTTGTGAGCTCGGCGTCGATGCGAATCATGGCGAGTTTAATGAGATCGGCTGCAGTGCCTTGCAGCGGTGTGTTCACCGCGGTACGCTCGGCGAAGCCACGCAGATTCGCATTGCGGCTTTGAATATCGGGAATAGGACGGATGCGGCCGAAGAGCGTGCGGACGCGTTGTTCAGCGCGCGTGGTCTCCAGCAGTGAATCGATGAACGCTCGCACGCCCTTATAGCGCTCGAAGTAGGTCTCGATGTAGAGACGAGCTTCGTTCTGCTCGATACCGAGCTGCGCGGCAAGGCCAAAGGGCGAGATACCGTAGACGATGCCGAAGTTCACAGCCTTGGCGCGGTTGCGCGTCTCCTTGCTCATGTTCTCGGCAGGGACACCGAAGACCTCGGAAGCAGTGAGGGTGTGAATGTCCTTACCGGTACGATAGGCTTCGACAAGTAGCGGATCGGCGGAGAAGTGCGCCATGAGGCGCAGCTCGATCTGCGAGTAGTCGGCAGAAATCAGGCGATTGCCGGGCGCAGCGATGAAGGCAGCGCGAATCTCGCGTCCAAGCTCGGTGCGGACAGGAATGTTCTGCAGATTTGGATTCGTCGAAGAAAGACGGCCCGTAGCGGTGCCGACCTGGTTGAAGGTGGTGTGGACACGGCCTTCGGAGTCGGCAAGCAGCGGGAGCGAATCGACGTAGTTCGACTTGAGCTTGGCGAGCTGACGATACTCGAGCACGAGACGCGGTACAGCGTTGTGCTCTGCGAGCTCTTCGAGAACATCCTGCGCCGTGGAGACGACCTTACCCTTGCCATACTTGAGCGGCTTGGGCAGATTCATCTTGTTGAAGAGCACGTCACCGAGCTGCTTGGGTGAGTTGATGTTGAAGCGATGGCCGGACTGCGTGAAGATCTCTTCCCCGACGCGCTGCATCTCGGTGGAAAGCGTCTCCCCCATGCGGTTCAGCAGCGCGGAGTCGATGCGGACACCTGCTTTTTCCATCTCAAAGAGAATGGGGACGAGTGGCAGATCGATAGTTTCGTAGAGTCGCCGTTCTTCCAGCGCATCCACATCCTCGCGCAGCGTCGGTGTGAGCGCGTGGATGGCGTGGGCAGCCTCAGTCAGCTCGCGTTCCCCTGTCTCCCGCAGCGGCGTGGTGCTGAAGCGCGCGGCCACATCGCTGAGGCGATGCGTAGTGTGGGTCGGGTTAACGAGATAGGAGTAGAGCATCAGATCATCCTGTGCTCCGCGCAGCGTAACACCATGAGCTTCGAGAGCACGCAGTGATCCCTTGAGATCGTGCACGCGCTTGGGAATGCTTTCATCTTCCAGCAAAGAGCGGATAGCATCGAGTTCGACGAGCAGGGCTGCATCGGCTTCAGCTGCAACAGCAACCTTGTGCTTTGCTGGCCGAGGATCTACGTCTTTCTGCGCTGCCTTTTCGACGAGATCGAGCAACGACATGGTCTTGTACACCGGCTCGCGTTCTTCGATGCCTTCCGATTCCTGCTCGGAGACCTGCCCCGAGGCGGACTCGAGAGCGGAAGCTCCGACGGCGATGGCGAAGCCGCTCTCACGCGCCGCCTTCTCAAAAGCAGCGAACTGCTCCAGCGTGGGCTCAAGGAGATGTTCGTAGGCTTGCGTCACTTCGGCTGGCGCGAGTTCCTTGAGCATCGTGGTGAATTCGAGCTCGGTAAAGAGTGCGCGACAGGCGGCGATGTCCGGCGCGGTGGTGCGCATTTTTTCGAGATCGAGCTCGATGGGCACAGAGCAATGGATGGTGACGAGTTCCTTGCTGAGCAGCACGGTATCGCGATTGTTCTCGAGAGACTCGCGGTAGGTCTTGCGCTTGACCTCGGAGGCGCGATCGAGCGCGGCTTCGACAGAGCCGAACTGCTGAATGAGCTCGATGGAGCCCTTGTCGCCGATGCCAGGCGCGCCCGGGATGTTATCGATGGAATCGCCGCGCAGCGCCATCACGTCGATGACCTGTTCGGGTGGCACGCCAAGGGTTTCTACAACCTTGTCGCGATCGAGGACGAGATTGTCCTTGGCGGGGTTGAGGATCTTTACGCTGTCGGTGACAAGCTGCAGCATATCCTTGTCATTCGAGACAACGTAGACGGGATGACCAGCTTCGGCAGCCTTGCGCGAGAGTGTGCCGATGACATCATCCGCCTCGAAACCCTCCGCCGAAACAATGGGAATATGGAAAGCCTCAAGAGCACGCCGGATATAAGGGAGTTGCTGCGCGAGATCGGCTGGCATCTCGGCACGATTGGCCTTGTAGCCGCCGTATTCGACTTCGTCGAACTGCTGCGTCTTGATATTGAACTTGCGCACGGTGGTCATGGTCTTCGCGCGCTCATCACGGAAGACAGGGCCACTGAGATCGAAGACGGCGGCGAAATACTCCGGGCCGAAATCCTTGCGCAGCTTGTTGATCATGTTCACGAAGACATACGTCGCGGCGGTGGGAACGCCGGTGCGCGTGGACATGGGCCGCTGCCTCTGCATCGCGTGATAGGCACGGAAGATGAAAGACATGGAGTCGAGCAGATAGACGGGCGCGGCAGTGCTGGCTACGTTAGACATCCTGTTGAGTCTACCGCTTCAGGGCGAGGAATTCCCGGGCGTGGAGTCGTGCTTTCCCCCACTCAAGCCGACTGCGGGCTTGAATGGGCCACCCGAGGTATGCAGCTCAGGAGAGGAACATGCAGTCGCCGTAGGAGAAGAAGCGGTAGCGTTCTGCAACGGCATGGCGATAGGCGGCGAGCACGTGATCCTGGCCTGCAAAGGCACTCACCAGCATGAGGAGGGTGGATTGTGGGAGGTGGAAGTTGGTGAGCAACGCGTTAACCGCTCGGAATCGGAAGCCGGGCGAGATGAAGATGTTTGTACTCCCGGCATGCGGCGTGAACTCTTCACCCAGTAGCGCGCAGTGCTCGAGAGTACGCACGGTGGTCGTACCGGCAGCAACGATGCGGCGGCCTTCGCGGCGCGCGGCATTCAGCGCTGTAGCGGTAGCCTCCGGCAACGTATAGCGCTCGGTGTGCAAATGGATATCCTCGAGTCGCTCGACACGCACCGGCTGGAAGGTCCCGAGGCCGACATGCAAGGTGACATAAGCAACCTCGACGCCACGCTGACGAATGCGGTCGAGGATCTCCGGGGTGAAGTGCAGGCCGGCGGTGGGCGCGGCAACGGAACCGCGGTCCTCGGCAAAAACAGTCTGATAGCGCTCGCGATCGGAGTCTGCGTCTTTTTCGCCGCGATGGATGTAGGGCGGCAACGGGATGCGGCCCAGGGCCTCAAGCGCCGCGAAAAAATCGGGAACCGGTTGGAAGCGCAATGTACGCTCGCCGAATTCACCGCGGTCCAACACTTCGGCGTGGAGGTCTCCAGCGCCGAACACAAGCTGCGTGCCGGGCTGCACCTTGCGGCCAGGCTTGACGAGCACTTCCCACTCCCATTCACTGCGCTGGGTCGTGAGAAAAACTTCGATGCGGCCGGTGTGCTCGATGCCGGAAGCAGTATCGACCCGACGGCCATAGAGGCGCGCGGGGATGACGCGGCTGTTGTTGAGAACGAGCAGATCACCTTCGCGCAGCTGCTCGGGAAGATGCTGGAAGGCGCTGTCCTGCCAGTGCCCGGTGTTGCGATCAACGAGCAGCATACGGGCGCCTGAGCGCTCGGAGGGCGGCTGCTGGGCGATGAGCTCTTCAGGGAGTTCGTAGTCGAAATCGGTAACGAGCACTGCTTTGATTTTATCGGGAACGCGCAGGGCAGGCCTGCGCGTTCCGGCTTATAGCCCTTCGCCGGTAAAGGGGTTGATCTCGTTCGGCTTGGCAGATGTGGGATCGATTTTCTTGGCTGGAGGCGCTAACGCGTGGCCGGCAGCGGCTCCAACCGGGATATCGCCTGGATTGGCGGAGAAGACGCGAAGCGGATCACCAGGAAGCATACCGTGCTCGGCCAAGGCGATACGGATGCGGCGCTGGGTTTCGCGCATCGGGACCCACTGCTGGTTGGCTTTGGTACGCAACTGGACGGGATAGATCACCTGCGACCCCTTGATGGCGTCGACGCCGAGGAGAGTAGGATCGGCCAGATAAACATCTTTATACGCAGGATCGTTGCGCACGCCCATGGCTACCTCCTTGAGCAGCTTCATCACATCGTCAGGATTGGCGGAGTAATCGACCGAAACATTGATAGTCGCCACAGAGAAGTCGCGGGTCTGGTTGGCCACGATGGTGATCTGCGAGTTCGGTACGACATAGAGCGTGCCGTCGCTATCGCGGAGCATGGTTTTACGCAGAGACATGGCCTCCACCGTCCCGGAGACCCCAGCGATGCGAACGATATCCCCGATACCATACTGATTTTCAAGAAGAATGAGGATACCGTTCAGACCGTCCTTGACGATCGTCTGTGCCGCCAGACCGATGGCGACGCCGGCGACACCGGCCGAGGCAAGGATTGGCTGCAGATTGAAGCCGAGCAGAGGCAGAATTTCGAGCGCGGCGATGAAGGTGATAATACCGACACCGGTAGCACGGATGACCGAGGTGAGTGTTTTGACCTGGGCCACATTGCCTGTGCCTTGCGCTGCATGCAATTCAGCCAGCTTTGCCACGCGGTTGGTGACGGTCCGGAGCACCCTGGTAAGAATCCAGGCCCCGAGGGCGGTCACCAGAACCTTCGGCAACACGCTGTGCAGGAACTCCTGCAGGTCGCCAAGCCACTCCGTGTTCAGCGAATCAAAGAATCCGCGCGGAGAGGACGCAAGTGCGGAAAGTGGTTGAGTAAAGGGATGCATTACAAATTCCTATTCCTATAATGAACGCAACTTCGAATCGCCACGACACAAATCACCATCAGTCTGGAGGCGGGGATGCGAGCCAAACTGTTCGATGCAATAGGATGCTGGGCAGTCGTCTTCCTTGTGGCAGCGGGAACGGCCGGCGGGCAGCAACAGGATCAGACCACACCGCCTATCTCCTCCACTTCGACCGTGCACATGGGGAGCAGCTCGAATACCGACAGCAGCATGATCGAGCAGGAGATGGCAGAAAAGCTGGCGAAACGGCGGAATTCCGAACGCCAGCAGCGCATTGTAGATGACACGACACAGCTGCTGGCTCTTGCCCAGGAGCTCAAAGCAGAGGTCGACAAGAGCAACAAGGACCAGCTCTCGATCGATGTGGTGAAAAAGGCGGAAGAGATCGAAAAACTGGCCAAAGCGGTCAAGGAGAAGATGCGTGACGGCCAGTAAGCTTCGGCTCCGAGCCTGCTACCCGGCTCAGGCCTGAGTATTCGCAGGCTCCTGGCTGACATGGAGCGAGAAAAACCGCTTCCGGCGATAGAGCACGATCAGCCGGACGGAAAGTGCGAGCGCTCCGCCGATCGCGGTACAAAGAGCCCGGCGATGCGCGATCACGTCACTCGGCGTAGAGGCCAGCGAGAGCAGGAAGACGATGTATCCGGTGATACAGACGGTGAAAAGTGCATAGTTGATGTTCATGGTTGCGTAAGCAAGCCACGCAAACAGGATGCAGCAGACCACGATCCATGTCAGGGATGGCTGCCACCAGCCAATAGCGACAGACAACAGGTAAGCGCCGGCAATGGTGCCGACGGTGCGCGCGATGGCGCGGCTGGCTGTATCCGCAAGCCCCGGCTTCAGTACCAGCATGGCGGTCATCGGAATCCAGTAGCCGCTGGAGAAATGCAGCCGGCGGTAGATTTCCGTGCTTACGCCGAGCGTAACCATCAGCCGCAGGGCATACGGGACCACGGAATTGGTGATCCGCCCCGTTCTGAGGTGTGCAGAGAGCTCGACGACCATGGTGCGCAAGGCCTCACGCTCGGCGCGAACATAATGCCCCATCCGGACCAGGTCCTGGCGCAGCTGGCTCCATAGCTGGAGCAAAAGGGTGGAGCACAGCACCTGAACGCTGCCACCAGCCAGCAGCAGCAGGGCACGGATCAACGCAGCATGCGCGGTAAACGGAAAAGCGGAACCGACAAGCAGAGTGGTGACACACTGCTGTCCAACCCATCCATAGCCGCCTTCGCGGCTGGTCAGCATGCCGTAACCGAATCCCCAGAGCGCCGCAAGCGGCACGAGGATGCTGTTCTCGTGACCGGCAATCATGCCGATGAAGCTCGAAAAGGCGATGCCGAATGAGGCAAGGATCATGGGCAGCAGGCGTGATTGATCGATCTGCTGCTTGGAGCCAAATCCTACCGTCGCCGCGCCACCACCGGCGATCAAAGCCGCGCCCGGATGTCCTGCCAGCATGCCGATCACCAGGCACAGCGCAACCGGGACGACAAAAATGAGATCGGCAGCGAAGGTCTGCTTCTTCCAGTCAAATACCAGGACATCCTGCATATAAGCAGGGACAGAATGCGTCTGCGTCTCAGGATTGATGGAATTGCTGACTGGAGTCGAGGACATCTTCTCTTCTAGGATGGCACGAAGCCCGGCAGCCGGACACCCCACTGAACCCGCCACGGTGCCATCCGCATCTTACTTAATAGATGCAAAAGACGGGCGAATCCGCGGATTCGCCGGAAGAAAAGAGAGAGTATGCCCATCATCGAAACGTGCGGACAGTGTGGTGCAAAAAACAGAATTCCGGTTGAGCATCTGGCGGACACAGGGCGCTGCGGAAGCTGTAAAGCTCCGCTGCCGCCCACACGCCAGGCTATTGCCGCCGACATAACGCTGTTCGATGAAGTGGTAAACAAGGCGCGCGTCCCGGTGCTGGTCGATTTCTGGGCAGAATGGTGCGGCCCATGCCGCATGGCGGCTCCGCATGTGGCGGAAACAGCCAGGCAGATGGCCGGTCAAGCCATAGTGCTCAAAGTGGATACCGAAGCGCATCCTCAGCTGGCAGCACGCTATAACGTCCGCGGTATCCCCAATTTCGCGGTCTTTGCCGAAGGCCGACTTGTGCACCAGCAGGCCGGGCTGGTCGGCGCTGATCAGATGACCCACTGGCTGCGTGACGCTGCTGCCGCTGTCCGCTAAAAAAGCCCGGATCGAGCAGCAAAATACCCGTCGAGGGATCGATTGTTACAACTGCCTGGACAGAGAGAGGAGAATGCGCGTCTATCTATGAGTATCCTGAAACCTGCATGCGTGTCCGCCTCCTCCTCTTCGGTGTTCTGAAAGACCTCTTTCCTCATAGCAGCGGCGAGCTGGAGATTGCAGCGGGCAGCACGGTAGCGGATCTTCTTGCCCGCTGGAGCATGCTCCCCGGATCGGCACAGATTCTGCCCTCGCTCGCCGTCGCGGTGAATCAGGAATATACCGGAGCGGAGCACATCCTTGAGGATGGCGATGAGGTTGCATTGCTGCCTCCGGTCAGCGGCGGCAGCGAGCCCGGCGACGTGATTCTGCTGACCCGTGACCGCATCGATGCCCAGTCTTTGATCTCCGGATTGAAGTCCGGAGCCGACGGTGCGATTACCGTCTTCGACGGCATTGTGCGCAACCATACCCGTGGACGCCAGACGCTCTACCTCGATTACGAAGCCTACGAAGAGATGGCTCTGAGCCAGATGCGCGCTCTTGCAGCCGAAGCGCGGTCACGCTTTGGCGTCCGCCAGGTTGCCCTTGTGCATCGCCTGGGCCGTTTGGCGATTGGGGAAACCAGCGTCCTCATCGTAGCGGCTTCTGCCCATCGGGCAGCGGCTTTCGATGCCTGCCGCTGGCTGATCGATACCTTGAAAAAGACAGTACCGATCTGGAAGAAGGAGTACTTCACGGACGGTGCGGTCTGGGCGGATGGCGATCCTTTCCCCGAAGGTATCGCTCTGCATTCCACTCCTCCGGCAGGACAGTCATGAGGTGTCCG belongs to Silvibacterium dinghuense and includes:
- the glmM gene encoding phosphoglucosamine mutase, which produces MRKLFGTDGIRAVAGEAPLDARTIFAVGVALAHQLKPVADRPTVILGMDTRESSEWIAATLTAGLLQGGAHVESAGVITTPAVAFLARKHGFAAGVVISASHNPWHDNGIKVFGGDGYKLADEVELRIEDEIFRQLESVTAPHVAALKAPAVKAEYRKEYEDFLLSSVPGLALGEMKIVLDCANGAASALAPELFARLGGKAVLTHAQPDGRNINDDCGALHPKTVAAETKAQGADLGVTFDGDADRALFADANGNVVNGDGVLLLAARDLKARGLLQKDTVVATTMSNMGLEAALRRDAIAMLRAPVGDKYVLERMQNVGASLGGEQSGHILFPHLATTGDGLLTALVVLDVVRRSGKPLHELIGDLKVFPQVILNVKVREKKPLLEITSVATAIAAAETELDGNGRVVIRYSGTEPLARVMIEAESEEAMRRHAEAIAGAIRTELGA
- the polA gene encoding DNA polymerase I; the protein is MSNVASTAAPVYLLDSMSFIFRAYHAMQRQRPMSTRTGVPTAATYVFVNMINKLRKDFGPEYFAAVFDLSGPVFRDERAKTMTTVRKFNIKTQQFDEVEYGGYKANRAEMPADLAQQLPYIRRALEAFHIPIVSAEGFEADDVIGTLSRKAAEAGHPVYVVSNDKDMLQLVTDSVKILNPAKDNLVLDRDKVVETLGVPPEQVIDVMALRGDSIDNIPGAPGIGDKGSIELIQQFGSVEAALDRASEVKRKTYRESLENNRDTVLLSKELVTIHCSVPIELDLEKMRTTAPDIAACRALFTELEFTTMLKELAPAEVTQAYEHLLEPTLEQFAAFEKAARESGFAIAVGASALESASGQVSEQESEGIEEREPVYKTMSLLDLVEKAAQKDVDPRPAKHKVAVAAEADAALLVELDAIRSLLEDESIPKRVHDLKGSLRALEAHGVTLRGAQDDLMLYSYLVNPTHTTHRLSDVAARFSTTPLRETGERELTEAAHAIHALTPTLREDVDALEERRLYETIDLPLVPILFEMEKAGVRIDSALLNRMGETLSTEMQRVGEEIFTQSGHRFNINSPKQLGDVLFNKMNLPKPLKYGKGKVVSTAQDVLEELAEHNAVPRLVLEYRQLAKLKSNYVDSLPLLADSEGRVHTTFNQVGTATGRLSSTNPNLQNIPVRTELGREIRAAFIAAPGNRLISADYSQIELRLMAHFSADPLLVEAYRTGKDIHTLTASEVFGVPAENMSKETRNRAKAVNFGIVYGISPFGLAAQLGIEQNEARLYIETYFERYKGVRAFIDSLLETTRAEQRVRTLFGRIRPIPDIQSRNANLRGFAERTAVNTPLQGTAADLIKLAMIRIDAELTKRKLGTRMILQVHDELLFDVPEAEVAEVAQLVKHQMEHVIELSVPLVAEVGIGANWRDLK
- the queA gene encoding tRNA preQ1(34) S-adenosylmethionine ribosyltransferase-isomerase QueA, translating into MLVTDFDYELPEELIAQQPPSERSGARMLLVDRNTGHWQDSAFQHLPEQLREGDLLVLNNSRVIPARLYGRRVDTASGIEHTGRIEVFLTTQRSEWEWEVLVKPGRKVQPGTQLVFGAGDLHAEVLDRGEFGERTLRFQPVPDFFAALEALGRIPLPPYIHRGEKDADSDRERYQTVFAEDRGSVAAPTAGLHFTPEILDRIRQRGVEVAYVTLHVGLGTFQPVRVERLEDIHLHTERYTLPEATATALNAARREGRRIVAAGTTTVRTLEHCALLGEEFTPHAGSTNIFISPGFRFRAVNALLTNFHLPQSTLLMLVSAFAGQDHVLAAYRHAVAERYRFFSYGDCMFLS
- a CDS encoding mechanosensitive ion channel family protein encodes the protein MHPFTQPLSALASSPRGFFDSLNTEWLGDLQEFLHSVLPKVLVTALGAWILTRVLRTVTNRVAKLAELHAAQGTGNVAQVKTLTSVIRATGVGIITFIAALEILPLLGFNLQPILASAGVAGVAIGLAAQTIVKDGLNGILILLENQYGIGDIVRIAGVSGTVEAMSLRKTMLRDSDGTLYVVPNSQITIVANQTRDFSVATINVSVDYSANPDDVMKLLKEVAMGVRNDPAYKDVYLADPTLLGVDAIKGSQVIYPVQLRTKANQQWVPMRETQRRIRIALAEHGMLPGDPLRVFSANPGDIPVGAAAGHALAPPAKKIDPTSAKPNEINPFTGEGL
- a CDS encoding FUSC family protein; protein product: MSSTPVSNSINPETQTHSVPAYMQDVLVFDWKKQTFAADLIFVVPVALCLVIGMLAGHPGAALIAGGGAATVGFGSKQQIDQSRLLPMILASFGIAFSSFIGMIAGHENSILVPLAALWGFGYGMLTSREGGYGWVGQQCVTTLLVGSAFPFTAHAALIRALLLLAGGSVQVLCSTLLLQLWSQLRQDLVRMGHYVRAEREALRTMVVELSAHLRTGRITNSVVPYALRLMVTLGVSTEIYRRLHFSSGYWIPMTAMLVLKPGLADTASRAIARTVGTIAGAYLLSVAIGWWQPSLTWIVVCCILFAWLAYATMNINYALFTVCITGYIVFLLSLASTPSDVIAHRRALCTAIGGALALSVRLIVLYRRKRFFSLHVSQEPANTQA
- a CDS encoding thioredoxin family protein — translated: MPIIETCGQCGAKNRIPVEHLADTGRCGSCKAPLPPTRQAIAADITLFDEVVNKARVPVLVDFWAEWCGPCRMAAPHVAETARQMAGQAIVLKVDTEAHPQLAARYNVRGIPNFAVFAEGRLVHQQAGLVGADQMTHWLRDAAAAVR
- a CDS encoding molybdenum cofactor biosynthesis protein, coding for MRVRLLLFGVLKDLFPHSSGELEIAAGSTVADLLARWSMLPGSAQILPSLAVAVNQEYTGAEHILEDGDEVALLPPVSGGSEPGDVILLTRDRIDAQSLISGLKSGADGAITVFDGIVRNHTRGRQTLYLDYEAYEEMALSQMRALAAEARSRFGVRQVALVHRLGRLAIGETSVLIVAASAHRAAAFDACRWLIDTLKKTVPIWKKEYFTDGAVWADGDPFPEGIALHSTPPAGQS